From Thermodesulfovibrionales bacterium, one genomic window encodes:
- a CDS encoding response regulator — MVETLLRKGLQVLNLEDDEADFELIRAHLAQDCVECSMTRVEKREDFVAALKTYRFDLILSDYALPSFDGLSALDIAREECPETPFIFVSGQIGEEFAIETLKRGATDYILKDRLAKLPVAVKRALKEAEDRANRKKAEEALKRSHEELERRVTERTAELQRVNKALEESEERLLISQQIAHVGTWDWDIVGNWVIWSDETYRIFGFRPQAFLPTHERFLERIHPEDRERVETVIKGSLDMKTPFAVEHRIVRHNGSEGFVEERGVVYRNMAGQAIRIVGVLHDVTERQKLEEERQKVQRLESMGILAGGIAHDFNNLLQVIVGNISLAKMAFEPEDATFESLEAAERACESAEELSNRLLTFSKGGFPVKKTVSMSRLLKDSVIFSMRGSNISPRFIIPEDISAVEVDEGQMNQVISNLVVNAREAMPEGGVLTISAKDVAVAEGEREKLPLKEGNYVRISFEDSGRGITEDDLTRIFDPYFSTKEMGAEKGRGLGLAICHSIIKRHGGLITVESRLGFGTTFHVYLPASRKQMVEEERTEEKRFVREVTKGGMSARILLMDDEERVRAVAGAMLNYIGCEVWFAEDGDEAVKIYGGAREDGRVIHAVILDLTVAGGRGGEDAMRKLLEIDPRVKGIVSSGYTDDPVMLNYRQYGFAGSIPKPYRMQQLWEALHAVIGKD; from the coding sequence ATGGTCGAGACGTTACTAAGGAAAGGGCTGCAAGTCCTCAACCTCGAGGATGATGAGGCCGATTTTGAACTCATCAGGGCACACCTTGCCCAGGATTGCGTTGAATGCTCCATGACCCGCGTCGAAAAGAGAGAAGATTTCGTCGCAGCACTCAAGACATACCGGTTTGACCTTATTCTTTCAGACTATGCGTTGCCGTCTTTCGATGGTCTTTCTGCGCTCGATATCGCACGGGAAGAGTGTCCTGAGACCCCGTTTATCTTTGTCTCCGGTCAAATCGGAGAAGAGTTCGCCATCGAGACGCTCAAGAGAGGTGCAACAGATTATATTCTGAAAGACAGACTGGCGAAGCTCCCCGTTGCCGTTAAGAGGGCACTGAAAGAGGCAGAGGACAGGGCCAACCGCAAGAAAGCTGAGGAGGCGCTGAAGCGGTCCCACGAAGAACTCGAAAGAAGGGTAACGGAACGCACGGCAGAACTCCAGAGGGTAAATAAGGCGCTGGAGGAGAGCGAAGAGCGTCTCCTTATTTCGCAACAGATAGCACACGTCGGCACATGGGATTGGGACATCGTGGGGAATTGGGTCATTTGGTCTGATGAAACATACCGGATTTTCGGTTTCCGTCCCCAGGCGTTTCTGCCGACACATGAAAGATTTCTTGAGAGGATCCATCCCGAGGACCGTGAGAGGGTCGAGACAGTAATCAAAGGCTCTCTGGACATGAAGACACCCTTTGCTGTTGAACATCGTATTGTCCGTCACAATGGGAGCGAAGGTTTTGTCGAAGAAAGAGGAGTGGTTTATCGAAATATGGCAGGTCAGGCGATCCGGATCGTCGGGGTTTTGCACGATGTCACGGAGCGGCAGAAGCTGGAAGAAGAACGGCAGAAAGTCCAGAGACTGGAATCGATGGGGATCCTCGCCGGTGGTATTGCCCATGACTTCAATAATTTATTGCAGGTGATCGTGGGGAATATCTCTCTTGCAAAGATGGCGTTTGAGCCCGAGGACGCAACATTCGAGAGTCTCGAAGCGGCCGAAAGGGCGTGCGAAAGCGCCGAAGAATTAAGCAACCGACTGCTCACCTTCTCGAAAGGCGGATTCCCTGTTAAGAAGACCGTCTCAATGTCCAGATTGCTGAAGGACTCGGTTATCTTTTCGATGCGCGGCTCCAACATTTCTCCCCGATTTATCATTCCTGAGGACATCAGTGCTGTTGAAGTTGACGAGGGTCAGATGAATCAGGTGATCAGCAACCTCGTTGTCAATGCACGGGAGGCCATGCCGGAAGGAGGAGTTCTCACCATTTCTGCGAAGGATGTTGCTGTTGCTGAAGGCGAGAGGGAGAAACTTCCGCTGAAGGAAGGGAACTACGTGAGGATATCTTTTGAAGACAGCGGAAGGGGGATAACCGAGGATGACCTGACGAGGATTTTCGATCCCTATTTTTCTACCAAGGAAATGGGTGCTGAGAAAGGAAGGGGATTGGGGCTTGCCATCTGCCATTCGATCATAAAAAGGCATGGTGGCCTGATTACGGTCGAATCCAGGCTCGGGTTCGGAACCACCTTTCATGTCTATCTCCCTGCATCCCGAAAGCAGATGGTTGAAGAAGAAAGGACAGAAGAAAAACGCTTCGTCAGGGAGGTCACAAAGGGAGGCATGTCGGCAAGGATTCTTCTCATGGACGATGAGGAGAGGGTGCGAGCTGTTGCCGGCGCAATGCTGAACTACATCGGATGCGAAGTCTGGTTCGCAGAGGATGGCGACGAGGCGGTTAAGATATACGGGGGCGCAAGAGAAGACGGCCGCGTCATCCATGCAGTAATTCTCGACTTGACCGTGGCCGGAGGCAGAGGCGGAGAGGATGCCATGAGGAAGCTCCTTGAAATAGATCCCCGCGTTAAGGGCATTGTCTCGAGCGGATATACCGATGATCCGGTAATGCTGAATTACCGTCAGTACGGGTTTGCCGGCTCCATACCAAAGCCATACAGAATGCAGCAGCTATGGGAAGCTCTCCATGCGGTGATTGGCAAAGATTAG
- the argJ gene encoding bifunctional glutamate N-acetyltransferase/amino-acid acetyltransferase ArgJ encodes MDFRETIAGLVRVWYGIDALGRDEPNMGSRDLATPKGFLFSTAGAAIKKPGRRDLALIYSEKEALMSGMFTTNKVKAAPVRLDMKRIASGKGQAIIVNSGNANACTGRQGEEDALAMTKLVAAALRLKEKSVYVCSTGVIGQPLPMKRIASKIDGLAKSLGASTLDDVAAAIMTTDSFPKVVSRVMKIGKRKGTIAGVCKGAGMICPNMATMLSFLITDINISGRALDRAFRDAVQGSFNRVTVDGDMSTNDTILMMANGLAENDLVDERSRSFSLFSKGLSDVAGALSRLIVKDGEGATKLVEITVKNAVTKADAEKGAYAIANSLLVKTALYGNDANWGRIIAALGYSGITMREERTDIYVGRVKITNKGLSTGSDREAGAALRSKEVSLTVDLHLGTAFAKVLTCDLTEEYVRINAGYRS; translated from the coding sequence ATGGATTTCAGAGAAACCATTGCAGGGCTGGTGAGAGTATGGTATGGTATAGATGCTTTGGGAAGAGACGAACCGAACATGGGTTCACGAGACCTGGCGACTCCGAAGGGGTTCCTTTTTTCGACTGCAGGAGCAGCGATCAAGAAGCCGGGGAGAAGAGACCTCGCCCTCATCTATTCCGAGAAAGAGGCCCTGATGTCCGGCATGTTCACCACAAACAAGGTGAAAGCGGCCCCTGTCCGACTCGACATGAAGAGGATTGCGTCTGGAAAGGGACAGGCGATTATCGTCAACAGCGGAAATGCGAACGCGTGCACCGGTAGGCAGGGAGAGGAAGATGCCCTTGCCATGACGAAGCTGGTGGCTGCTGCATTAAGGCTGAAGGAGAAGAGCGTTTATGTCTGCTCTACCGGTGTCATAGGGCAGCCCCTGCCCATGAAGAGGATTGCTTCAAAGATTGACGGACTTGCGAAATCCCTTGGAGCGTCGACGCTTGATGATGTGGCTGCCGCCATAATGACGACAGACTCCTTCCCAAAGGTTGTCTCCAGGGTCATGAAGATAGGAAAGAGGAAGGGCACGATCGCCGGCGTCTGCAAGGGGGCAGGGATGATATGCCCGAATATGGCTACCATGCTCTCCTTTCTCATTACTGATATCAACATTTCGGGTCGGGCTCTCGACAGGGCTTTCAGGGATGCTGTGCAGGGGTCGTTCAACAGGGTAACCGTTGACGGTGATATGTCGACGAACGACACGATCCTCATGATGGCTAACGGACTTGCAGAAAATGATCTCGTAGATGAGAGGTCCCGTTCCTTCAGTCTGTTTTCGAAGGGCCTTTCAGATGTTGCCGGGGCGTTAAGCAGACTGATCGTGAAAGACGGTGAAGGTGCGACAAAACTCGTGGAGATCACCGTAAAGAATGCCGTGACAAAGGCAGACGCTGAAAAGGGCGCCTATGCCATAGCGAATTCTCTCCTTGTGAAGACGGCACTGTATGGCAATGACGCAAACTGGGGCAGGATAATCGCTGCCCTCGGATATTCGGGTATCACGATGAGAGAGGAAAGGACCGACATTTACGTCGGCAGGGTTAAGATAACCAATAAGGGCCTCTCAACCGGGAGTGACCGGGAAGCCGGAGCTGCGCTGAGATCCAAAGAGGTGTCTCTTACCGTTGACCTGCACCTCGGAACTGCTTTTGCAAAGGTGCTCACCTGTGACCTTACCGAAGAGTATGTGAGGATAAACGCCGGGTACCGGTCTTGA
- a CDS encoding branched-chain amino acid transaminase — MIHKTSKIWMDGEFVDWDKAQVHVLTHSLHYGLGVFEGIRCYETGKGPAIFRLKEHVERLFSSAHIFLLEIPFSRQEIEQAIIDTIRVNGVKECYIRPLVYIGDGAMGLYPRGNPTRVSIAAWPWGTYLGEDGITKGIRIKVSSFIRSHVNSNMARGKVSGYYVNSQLARKEAISCGYDEALLLDTEGYVSEGSGENIFLVRNGKLKTTPLTSILEGITRDSIMEMAVNEGIQVSEERFTRDEIYIAEEAFFTGTAAEVTPIREVDGRIVGDGKPGPVTKRLQSIFFDTVKGKNRNYESWLTYI, encoded by the coding sequence ATGATTCATAAAACGTCCAAAATATGGATGGACGGGGAGTTTGTCGACTGGGACAAGGCGCAGGTCCATGTCCTCACCCACTCGCTCCATTACGGCCTCGGTGTTTTTGAAGGCATCAGGTGTTATGAGACCGGGAAAGGTCCTGCCATATTCAGGCTGAAAGAGCACGTAGAGAGACTTTTCAGCTCCGCTCATATCTTCCTCCTCGAGATCCCTTTTTCGAGGCAAGAGATAGAACAGGCGATAATCGACACGATCAGGGTAAATGGCGTGAAGGAATGCTATATCAGGCCCCTCGTATATATCGGTGACGGCGCTATGGGACTCTATCCGAGAGGGAATCCCACAAGGGTTTCAATTGCGGCGTGGCCCTGGGGAACCTATCTCGGAGAGGACGGGATCACAAAGGGGATAAGGATTAAAGTTTCGTCCTTCATAAGAAGCCACGTAAACTCAAACATGGCAAGGGGAAAAGTCTCGGGATATTATGTGAATTCCCAACTCGCAAGAAAGGAGGCCATCTCATGCGGCTACGACGAGGCCCTTCTCCTTGACACAGAGGGATACGTCTCCGAGGGAAGCGGAGAGAACATCTTTCTCGTAAGGAACGGCAAGCTCAAGACCACGCCCCTCACCTCGATACTCGAGGGCATCACGAGGGACAGCATCATGGAAATGGCCGTGAATGAAGGGATTCAGGTTTCGGAAGAGCGGTTTACGAGAGACGAGATCTACATCGCTGAAGAGGCGTTCTTTACCGGCACGGCTGCCGAGGTTACTCCAATACGAGAAGTTGACGGAAGGATCGTAGGAGACGGGAAGCCCGGTCCGGTGACGAAGAGATTGCAGTCGATCTTCTTCGATACGGTCAAAGGAAAGAATAGGAACTATGAATCATGGCTGACATACATCTAG